CTGCGCACGATCAGCGGCCTGCAGCCCGCCCGCGGCGGCCGGATCGCCTGGAACGGCCGGGAACTCACCGGCCTGGCGCCGGACCGCATCGCGCGCGGCGGGATCTCGCACGTGCCCGAGGGCGGCGGCGTGATCACCGAGCTGACCGTCGACGAGAACCTCCGGCTGGGCGCGCTGTGGCGGCGTGACCGCGCCGACCGCGCGGTCGCGCGCACCGAGGTGTACGAGCTTTTCCCGCCGCTGGAAGAACGTTCGGCGAAACCCGCCTCGACGCTCTCGGGCGGCGAGCGGCAGATGCTGGCCATCGGCCGCGCCCTGATGAGCCGTCCGGCGTTGCTGCTGCTGGACGAACCGTCGCTGGGGCTGGCCCCGCTGATCACCGCCCGCATCATGGGAATCCTGCGGGACCTGCGGGCCTCGACCGGGCTCACCGTCGTGCTCGTCGAACAGAACGCGCACAGCGCGTTGTCCATCGCCGACCGCGGGTACGTCCTCGCGCTCGGCCGCGTCGTGGCGGTCGACACCGCGGCGGAACTGCTGGCCGACGACGGCCTCCGCCACGCCTACCTCGGTTTCTGACTTCCCCTCACCAGGAGGTGACCGGTCCGATATGCAGGACTTCTTCGACCTGACCCTCGGCGGGATCTCGGCCGGCGCGGTGTACGCGGCACTCGGGCTCGCGCTGGTCATCATCTACCGGGCCACCAGGGTGGTGAACTTCGCGCAGCCCGCGCTCGCCCTGATTTCGACGTACCTCGCCTACTCGGTCACCAAGTCCTCCGGCAGTTACTGGCTCGGCTTCGCCGTCGCGATCGCCGCCGGGACGGTGCTGGGCGTCGCCACCGAACGGCTGCTGATCCGGCCGCTGCGGCACCGCTCCGAGCTGAGCTCGATCATCGTCACCCTCGGGCTCCTGCTGGTGCTGCAGGCGGTCGCGGGCATGATCTGGTCCAACGAGCCGCTGGCGTTCCCGTACGCCTTCGACTTCCGCGGCCGGTTCTCCGCCAACGACCTGTTCGTGGTGCTGGTGGTGCTCGCCATCGCCGCGCTCGTGCTGGTGGTGTTCAAGTACACGCCGCTGGGCCTGCGGATGCGCGCGGCCGCGTTCGCCCCCGACGTGGCACGCACACTGGGCGTGCGGGTCGGGCTGATGCTCACCTTCGGCTGGGGGCTGGCCGCCGGCGTCGGCTCGCTGGCCGGGCTGCTCGCCACGCCGCCGTTCCTCTTCCCGAACGTGCTGGACGGCGTCTTCGTCTACGCGCTCACCGCGGCGGTGCTCGGCGGCCTCGACAACCCGCTGGGCACCATCGCCGGCGGGTTCGTCCTCGGCGTCGGACTGTCCTATGTGTCCGGTTACCTCGGACCGGAGCTGGTGACGATCGCCGCGCTCGCGATCCTGGTGGTCGTGCTGACGCTGCGGCCGAGCGGACTGTTCGGCCGGGCCAAGGTGAGGCGGGTATGAGCGTGCGCACCGAGCTCCCGGAAACCCCGGTGGAAACACCGAAGCGGCGCCGGGCACTGCCGCCGCTGCTGGTCCACGCGCTGGCCGCGCTGGGCGCGTTCGCCGTCGTCGTCGCGCTGACCCTGGTCACCGACGAGTTCACCAACCTGCGGATCGCGACGATCGGCTACTACCTGATCGCGGTGGCCGGGCTGACGCTGCTCACCGGCCTCACCGGCCAGGTTTCCCTGGGGCACGGCGCGTTCATGTTCATCGGCGCCTACACGGTCGCGTTGCTGGTGCGCCGGGTGCCGTCGTTCCCGCTGTGGGCCGACCTGCTGCTGGCCTCGGCCGCCGGCGGGCTCGCCGGGTTGCTGGCGGGCGCCGCCGCGGCCCGGTTGCGCGGCCCGTACCTGGCCGGGGCGACGCTCGCCCTGGCCGTCGGCCTGCCCGCGCTGACCCGCCGGTTCCCGGACTTCCTCGGCGGCAGCAACGGACTGAGCTTCACCGTCCACAGCAGACCGTCCGGAGTGGCCGTTCCCGAGCTGCGCTGGCAGACCTGGATCGTCTGGCTCAGCGTGCTCATCGCGCTGGTGCTGGTGGTGAACATCGTCCGCGGCCGGCTCGGCCGCGAGTTCCGCGCGGTCCGCGACGACGAGGTCGCCGCCGCGCTCGGCGGGATCGCCGTGGGGCGCACGAAGATCCTCGCGTTCCTGGTCAGCGCGGTCTGCGGTGGGCTCGCCGGTGGCCTGCAGGCGTTCCTGCTCGGCACCGCCGCGCCCGGGTCGTTCACCCCGGCGCTGTCGCTGAGCCTGCTGGCGGCCGTGGTGCTGGGCGGGCTCGGGTCCCTGTGGGGCGCGCTGTGGGGCGCGGTCGCGCTCGTCTACTTCCAGGCCTGGTCCGAGGACCTCGCCGACGCTCTGCACCTGAACACCGACGTGGCCAACAACCTCCCGCTGGCGGTGTACGGCGTGATCCTCATCGTCGTCGTGCTCGCCTTCCCGCGCGGCATCCAGGGTGGCTTCCGAAGACTGGGCACTTCTCTGACCTCGATCCGCCGAGCAAAGGAGAACGATGAGAAGCACTAGGTACGGCGCGGGTTTCGCCGCCCTCGCCTTGGTACTGACCGCGTGCGGCGGCGCGGGCGAAAGCGACGGCGGTGGCGCGAAGACCGCCGACTCGGCCGTCGGCGTCACGAAGGACGCCGTCGTCATCGGCACCCACCAGCCGCTCACCGGCCCGGCCGCGCCCGGGTACAGCCGGATCTCCGTCGGGGCCCGCGCGGTGTTCCAGGCGATCAACGACGGCGGCGGGGTCAACGGCCGCAAGATCGACTACCGCGTCGAGGACGACGGCTACAACCCGACGAGGACCGTCGAGGTCGTCAAGAAGCTCGTGCTGCAGGACAAGGTGTTCGCGATCGTCGGCGGGCTCGGCACGCCGACGCACTCCAAAGTGGTCGACTACCTCAACTCCGAAGGCGTGCCGGACGTGCTGGTGTCGTCGGGCGCGCTCGCCTGGGACAACCCGCAGAAGGCGCCGATGACTTTCGGGTACCAGGTGGACTACGCCCGCGAAGGCAAGATCCAGGGCAAGTACGTCAAGGACACCTTCGCCGGCAAGAAGATCGGGTACTTCACCCAGAACGACGACATCGGACGGGACACCCAGGCCGGGCTCGACCAGTTCCTCAAGGACCAGACCGTCGTCCGGCAGGGTTACGACACCGCCAACACCGACGTCACGCCGCAGCTGTCCGCGCTCAAGGCGGCGGGCGCCGAGGTCGTCGTCTGCGAGTGCATCCCGGCGTTCACCGCGCTCGCCATCCTGTCCGCGGCGAAGATCGGCTACCACCCGCAGTTCGTCGTCAGCAGCATCGGCGCGGACCCGGCGACGCTGTCCGGGCTGTTACAGGACTTCGCCCGGCGCGGCGGCGCCAGCGTCTCCAGCGCGCAGCTGCTGGCCGGCCTGATCGGCACCGGCTACCTGCCGGACGTCGCGCTGACTTCGGACCCCTGGGTCGCCTACTTCAAGGGCATCCACGACAAGTACATCCCGAAGGAGCAGCTCACCAACACGCTGTTCTACGGCATGGTGCTGGCCTACACGTTCGCGCAGGCGCTGAAGGCGGCGGGCCCGGACCCGACGCGGCAGAAGCTCGTCGACGCGATGAGCTCCGGCGCCCTCAAGGGGCCCGGGCTGACACCGTTCGGGTTCTCGAAGGACTCGCACTCCGGCTACACCGGCGCGTACGTGTTCAAGATCAACCCGGACACCACGACGACGGTGCTCCAGCCACCGGCCGTCACCGACCGGGGCACCGGCGCGATCACGCCGTACACCGGTGAGCGCGCCACTCCGGAGCAGGTGAACCCGCAGGGCAAGTGAGGATCGGGCCGGGCTCGTGGCGGGCCCGGCCCGCCCCGCTCACTCGAATAGGGTGACGACATGACGGTCAGGGAGAAGGTCGTGCGGGCGGCGGTGCGCCTGTTCGCGGAGAAGGGGTTCGAGGCCACCACGGTCCGCGAAATCGTCGAAGTGGCCGGTGTGACCAAAGGCGGGCTGTACCACTACTTCGAGTCCAAGGACGACCTGCTCTTCGAGATCTACGCGGCCATGCTGCGGATGCAGACCCGGCGCATGGAGACGATCGCCGAATCGGACCTCCCGCTGGCGGAACGGCTGCACGCGATCATCGCCGACGTCGTGGTGACGAGCATCGCCGACCTCGACGCGGCAACCGTGTTCTTCCAGTCGTTCCCGCTGCTGGAAAAGTCCAAACAGGTCCAGGTGCGCGCCGAGCGGCGCACGTACCACGAGCGGGTGCGGGACCTCGTCTCCGAAGGCCAGCGCACCGGCGTCTTCCGCGCCGACGTCCCGGCCGACCTCGTCATCAACTACCACTTCGGCGCCATCCATCGGCTGGGCATGTGGTACCACGTCGAAGGCGAGCTGTCGGGGGAGCAGGTGGCCGGCCACTTCGCCGACCTCATGCTGCGCAGCCTCCGTCCTTAGTGGACGTTGTACGCGCTCACCCGGAAAGCCGTGAATGGCACATTGAGGGACTTCAAGTCCCTCAATGTGCCATTCACGGCTTTGACCGCGAGCCCCGTGCTAGCCCGCGTCGCGGCCGAGGTAGGCCAGTACTGCCAGCACTCGCCGGTGCCCGGCGCCTTCGTCGGACGGCAGGCCGAGTTTCGCGAAGATGTTCCGGATGTGCTTGAGCACGGCGCCGTCGCTGACCACCAGGAGCTCGGCGATCGTGCTGTTGTTGTAGCCCTCCGCCATCAGCCCCAGTACTTCGCGCTCCCGGGCGGTCAACGACGCCAAGGGATCCGCGGTGCGGCGGCGGCCCATCAGCCGGCCGATCACCTCGGGGTCCATCGCCGTGCCACCCTTCGCGACCCGCTGGAGCGCGTCCAGGAACCGCTCGACCTTGCCGACGCGCTCCTTGAGCAGGTAGCCGACGCCGCCGACGCCGTCGGCGAGCAACTCGACCGCGTAGCTCGTCTCCACGTGCGCCGACAGCACCAGCACCGGCAGGGCCGGGTGGATCTCGCGAGCGCGCACGGCCGCGCGCAGGCCCTCGTCGCGGTGGGTCGGGGGCATGCGGACGTCCATCACCACCGCGTCGGGCCGGTCGCCCTCGATGAACGCCAGGAAGTCCTCGGCGTTGTCGAACGCGGCGGCCACTTCGATGCCCGCCGTCTTCAGCAGCAGGGCGAGGCCTTCGCGCAGCAGCGCGTCGTCCTCGGCGATCACGACCCGCATGGCAGCTCCACTCGCAGCACGGTCGGCCCACCGGGTGGGCTGGTCAGGGTCAGGGTTCCGTCGAAGGCTTCGGCGCGGCGGCGGATCCCGGCGAGCCCGCTGCCGCGCGACTCGTCGGCGCCGCCGCGGCCGTCGTCGCGGATTTCCAGGCACAGCACCGAAGCCGTCCCGCCGAGCGTGATGTCCACTTGGGACGCGTCGGCGTGCTTGGTCACGTTGGCCAGCGCCTCCGCGACGACGAAGTACGCGGCCGCCTCGACGGCGGCCGGGCGGCCGGTCTCGGCGGCGACGTCGACCGTGGCCGGCACCGGGCTGCGCTCGGCGAGCGCGCGCACCGCCCCGGCCAGGCCGCGCTCGCTCAGCAGCGGCGGGTGGATGCTGCGCACCACCGTGCGCAGCTCGGCCAGCGCGTCGGTCGCGGTGTCCTGCGCCTTGACCAGCAGGTCGCGCACGGTGGCCGGATCGCGGTCGTACAGCTGGCCGGCAATGCCCAGCTGCAGGACGACCGCCGCGATCCGCGCCTGCGTGCCGTCGTGCAGGTCACGCTCGATGCGCCGCAGCTCGGCCCCGTGCGCCTCCAGCGCGGCGGCGCGGGTCGCGGTCAGCTCGGCGACCCGGTCCGCCAGCACGACGCCGGGGGCGGGGGCGAGCAGCTTCCGGGCGGTGCGGGCCTGCCACCAGGCGACGCGCGGCAGCTGCAGCGTCGCCGCGAC
This window of the Amycolatopsis balhimycina FH 1894 genome carries:
- a CDS encoding sensor histidine kinase, with product MTTRLRECWSAVRYLVVGAGTSLLSLFALAGLFAVLLLCPVGIGIPSLAPMIRLSRWPVGADRRRAARKLGEPIPEPYRDGSPLKDPATRRDLAWLAIHAATGLIIGALAFGLPLGAVQQVITVFVWPLVPGGIEGSLGIVVDSWPRAALDLLVAAAMVAATLQLPRVAWWQARTARKLLAPAPGVVLADRVAELTATRAAALEAHGAELRRIERDLHDGTQARIAAVVLQLGIAGQLYDRDPATVRDLLVKAQDTATDALAELRTVVRSIHPPLLSERGLAGAVRALAERSPVPATVDVAAETGRPAAVEAAAYFVVAEALANVTKHADASQVDITLGGTASVLCLEIRDDGRGGADESRGSGLAGIRRRAEAFDGTLTLTSPPGGPTVLRVELPCGS
- a CDS encoding branched-chain amino acid ABC transporter permease, coding for MSVRTELPETPVETPKRRRALPPLLVHALAALGAFAVVVALTLVTDEFTNLRIATIGYYLIAVAGLTLLTGLTGQVSLGHGAFMFIGAYTVALLVRRVPSFPLWADLLLASAAGGLAGLLAGAAAARLRGPYLAGATLALAVGLPALTRRFPDFLGGSNGLSFTVHSRPSGVAVPELRWQTWIVWLSVLIALVLVVNIVRGRLGREFRAVRDDEVAAALGGIAVGRTKILAFLVSAVCGGLAGGLQAFLLGTAAPGSFTPALSLSLLAAVVLGGLGSLWGALWGAVALVYFQAWSEDLADALHLNTDVANNLPLAVYGVILIVVVLAFPRGIQGGFRRLGTSLTSIRRAKENDEKH
- a CDS encoding ABC transporter substrate-binding protein, with amino-acid sequence MRSTRYGAGFAALALVLTACGGAGESDGGGAKTADSAVGVTKDAVVIGTHQPLTGPAAPGYSRISVGARAVFQAINDGGGVNGRKIDYRVEDDGYNPTRTVEVVKKLVLQDKVFAIVGGLGTPTHSKVVDYLNSEGVPDVLVSSGALAWDNPQKAPMTFGYQVDYAREGKIQGKYVKDTFAGKKIGYFTQNDDIGRDTQAGLDQFLKDQTVVRQGYDTANTDVTPQLSALKAAGAEVVVCECIPAFTALAILSAAKIGYHPQFVVSSIGADPATLSGLLQDFARRGGASVSSAQLLAGLIGTGYLPDVALTSDPWVAYFKGIHDKYIPKEQLTNTLFYGMVLAYTFAQALKAAGPDPTRQKLVDAMSSGALKGPGLTPFGFSKDSHSGYTGAYVFKINPDTTTTVLQPPAVTDRGTGAITPYTGERATPEQVNPQGK
- a CDS encoding branched-chain amino acid ABC transporter permease: MQDFFDLTLGGISAGAVYAALGLALVIIYRATRVVNFAQPALALISTYLAYSVTKSSGSYWLGFAVAIAAGTVLGVATERLLIRPLRHRSELSSIIVTLGLLLVLQAVAGMIWSNEPLAFPYAFDFRGRFSANDLFVVLVVLAIAALVLVVFKYTPLGLRMRAAAFAPDVARTLGVRVGLMLTFGWGLAAGVGSLAGLLATPPFLFPNVLDGVFVYALTAAVLGGLDNPLGTIAGGFVLGVGLSYVSGYLGPELVTIAALAILVVVLTLRPSGLFGRAKVRRV
- a CDS encoding TetR/AcrR family transcriptional regulator, translating into MTVREKVVRAAVRLFAEKGFEATTVREIVEVAGVTKGGLYHYFESKDDLLFEIYAAMLRMQTRRMETIAESDLPLAERLHAIIADVVVTSIADLDAATVFFQSFPLLEKSKQVQVRAERRTYHERVRDLVSEGQRTGVFRADVPADLVINYHFGAIHRLGMWYHVEGELSGEQVAGHFADLMLRSLRP
- a CDS encoding response regulator transcription factor; translation: MRVVIAEDDALLREGLALLLKTAGIEVAAAFDNAEDFLAFIEGDRPDAVVMDVRMPPTHRDEGLRAAVRAREIHPALPVLVLSAHVETSYAVELLADGVGGVGYLLKERVGKVERFLDALQRVAKGGTAMDPEVIGRLMGRRRTADPLASLTAREREVLGLMAEGYNNSTIAELLVVSDGAVLKHIRNIFAKLGLPSDEGAGHRRVLAVLAYLGRDAG
- a CDS encoding ABC transporter ATP-binding protein, coding for MLEIEELSVAYGAVRALDGVGITVERGGITAVLGANGAGKTTLLRTISGLQPARGGRIAWNGRELTGLAPDRIARGGISHVPEGGGVITELTVDENLRLGALWRRDRADRAVARTEVYELFPPLEERSAKPASTLSGGERQMLAIGRALMSRPALLLLDEPSLGLAPLITARIMGILRDLRASTGLTVVLVEQNAHSALSIADRGYVLALGRVVAVDTAAELLADDGLRHAYLGF